In Panthera leo isolate Ple1 chromosome B3, P.leo_Ple1_pat1.1, whole genome shotgun sequence, a single genomic region encodes these proteins:
- the FOS gene encoding proto-oncogene c-Fos, translating to MMFSGFNADYEASSSRCSSASPAGDNLSYYHSPADSFSSMGSPVNAQDFCTDLAVSSANFIPTVTAISTSPDLQWLVQPTLVSSVAPSQTRAPHPYGVPAPSAGAYSRAGVVKTVTAGGRAQSIGRRGKVEQLSPEEEEKRRIRRERNKMAAAKCRNRRRELTDTLQAETDQLEDEKSALQTEIANLLKEKEKLEFILAAHRPACKIPDELGFPEEMSVASLDLSGGLPEAATPESEEAFTLPLLNDPEPKPSVEPVKSISSMELKAEPFDDFLFPASSRPSGSETARSVPDMDLSGSFYAADWEPLHGGSLGMGPMATELEPLCTPVVTCTPSCTTYTSSFVFTYPEADSFPSCGAAHRKGSSSNEPSSDSLSSPTLLAL from the exons ATGATGTTCTCTGGCTTCAACGCCGACTACGAGGCGTCCTCCTCCCGCTGCAGCAGCGCCTCCCCGGCCGGGGACAATCTCTCCTACTACCACTCACCGGCCGACTCCTTCTCCAGCATGGGCTCTCCTGTCAATGCGCAG GACTTCTGCACGGATCTGGCCGTCTCCAGCGCCAACTTTATCCCAACGGTGACTGCCATCTCCACCAGCCCGGACCTGCAGTGGCTGGTGCAGCCCACCCTGGTCTCCTCCGTGGCTCCTTCTCAGaccagagccccccacccctatggagtccccgccccctccgccgGGGCTTACTCCAGGGCTGGAGTCGTGAAGACCGTGACCGCAGGAGGCCGAGCTCAGAGCATTGGCAGGAGGGGCAAAGTGGAACAG ttgtccccagaagaagaagagaaaaggagaatccGAAGGGAAAGGAATAAGATGGCTGCAGCCAAGTGCCGGAACCGGAGGCGGGAGCTCACGGATACGCTGCAAGCG GAGACAGACCAACTAGAAGATGAGAAGTCTGCTTTGCAGACTGAGATTGCCAACCtgctgaaggagaaggaaaaactaGAGTTCATCCTGGCAGCTCACCGACCCGCCTGCAAGATCCCCGATGAGCTGGGCTTCCCGGAAGAGATGTCTGTGGCTTCCCTAGATCTGAGCGGGGGCCTGCCGGAAGCTGCCACCCCCGAGTCGGAGGAGGCTTTCACCCTGCCCCTCCTCAATGATCCTGAGCCCAAGCCCTCCGTGGAGCCGGTCAAGAGCATCAGCAGCATGGAGCTGAAGGCCGAGCCCTTTGATGACTTCCTGTTCCCAGCATCGTCCAGGCCCAGCGGCTCTGAGACCGCCCGCTCTGTGCCAGACATGGACCTGTCTGGTTCCTTCTATGCAGCAGACTGGGAGCCCCTGCATGGTGGCTCCCTGGGGATGGGGCCCATGGCCACAGAGCTGGAGCCTCTGTGCACCCCGGTGGTCACCTGTACTCCTAGCTGCACTACTTACACGTCTTCCTTCGTCTTCACCTACCCTGAGGCTGACTCCTTCCCCAGCTGTGGGGCTGCTCACCGCAAGGGCAGCAGCAGCAACGAACCCTCCTCTGACTCGCTCAGCTCACCCACGCTGCTGGCCCTGTGA